The sequence below is a genomic window from bacterium.
GCGGGACGTCGCGCTGGCTGGCGACCAGCGCGCTCGGGTACCCGGCGGCGGACGGAAACAGCGAGACGATGATCTCCGGCCGGTGCTCGTCGGCGAGCTGGGTGAGGCGCAGGTAGGCGCTCTCCAGCCGGCGCGCGGTCGTCCGCAGCTCCTCGGGTAGGGCGGCGGTGAGGATGTCGGCGTGCGGGATCAGCTCCAGGGTCACGCCGGCGCGGTCGAGCGTCGTCCGCTCCGCCGGCACCTGCGCGTCCTCGCGGTAGGGGCCGGCGCCGTCGAACACGACCACCGTCACGTCGTGGCCGAGCCGCGCCAGGCCGTCGGTGATGCGCGCCACGGAGAGCGCGAGACCGCCGCGGTGCAGGTGGGCGTGCTCCGGGGTGGTGACGAGGATCCTCATGCCCGATGGACCGCTTGGGCGGCGCGCCCCGGAGCGCCTGGACGGAAGCCGGCTCCGCCGGCGAGTCGCTGGCCGCGCACGCGCGGTGTCTACACGGCCGCGGCGCGGAGCGCGAACGCCGGTGGGCCGCGGCGCGGCGGACGCTCAGCGCCGGCGGGTGCCGCCGACGTCGGCCAGGAACTGGCGCAGCGGCGCGAAGCCCGGCAGGGCGTCGTAGGTGCGGAAGTCCTTCGCCGGCGCCGGGCCCCGTTCGCTGGCGAGCACGCCGGCGACGACGCCCATGAGGGCGAAGAAATTCTCCTCCGTCGGCGCGCGCCGGAAGCGGGCGAGGAGCTCGGCGCCGTAGGGCTCGAACCAGCGCATCTGCTTGGCCGTGCGCCGCCGGCGCTCGAGGGTGGCATAGCGCTCGTAGAGCGAGGCCGGCGTCCAGTGCGCGCCGTGCCGGCCGAGCGTGTCGACCTCGCCCGACCCGGCGCCGGCCTTCACCCGCCGCACCTCGTAGCCGTCGGCCACGAACGCGGCCACCTGTTCGACCTCGAGGCTGTCGTTGGCGGAGAACGGGTAGCGTCGGGTGACGGCGTGGCGGAAGATCTTGACGCCGCGGAGGCGGCAGCCGAGATGGACGTCGAAGAGATAGGCGACGACCATCGCCGTCTGCGGACCGGCGCCGTCGATCCAGTCGTGCAGGGTACGGACGGCGGGCGGATCGAGCAGCATGTCCTCGTCCACCTGCACGTAGTAGGGCGTCCGGCAGTCGTCGAGCATGCGCTGGAAGGCGGCGTGCATCGGCGCGACGTGGTCGATCACCTGCAGCGTGAAACGGCAATCCTGCGCCCGCAGGTGCGCCATGCAGTCGGCGAAGGACGGCGCGCCGACGGTGGTCACGAACACCGTCACCGCCGCGCTGAGGTCGGCGCCCGGCTCGCTGCGCGCCTGCTGCGTCTCGGACACGCGCCGTGTCTAGCGAGCCGGCGCCGCCGTCGCCAGCGCCGCGGGCGCCGTGTCGGGCGCCGGCGCGAGCGCCCGACCCCTCACAGCGGCCGCAGGTCGATCGGCAGGCCGTCGAGCGGCTTGGAGATCGGCGCCTGCTGCACCGGCATGGTGTAGCCGGCGGGGACCGACCAGCGGTAGCGCAGCACCAGTTGGTGCAGGATCGATTTGATCTGCAGGTCGGCGAAGTGCATGCCGAGGCAGAGGTGCGGCCCGCCGCCGAACGGGACCCAGGCATGGGTGTGGCGCTGGTCCTCGGCGCGGTCCGGCGCGAAGCGTTCGGGGTCGAAGCGCGTCGGCTCGCTCCACCATTCGGCCATGTGGTGGGTGTGGATCGGCGAGATCACCACCATCGCGTTGGCCGGGATGCGGTAGCCGGCCCAGTCGAAGGCGCGGGTGGCGACGCGCGGGATCACCGGCAGCGGCGGATAGCGGCGCATCGTCTCCTTGATCGCCCAGGTCATCGCCTCGAGCCGGTCGAGATCCTCGTAGGCGAGCTCGGCGCGGCCGAGGGCGCGGCTCTCCTCGCGGATGCGCTCCTGCCACTGCGGGTGCGTCGCCAGCTCGTAGGTCAGCGAGGTCAGGGTGCTGGTGGTGGTGTCGTGCGCGGCCATCATGAGGAAGATCATGTGGTCGACGATGTCGGCGTCGGAGAGCGCCGCGCCGTCCTCGCTGCGCGCCCGCACCAGGCGGCTGAACATGTCGCCGCCGTGGCCGGCGCGCCGGGCGGCGAGCAGGCCGGAGAAGTAGCGCACCAGCCGTTCGCGTCCGACCAGGCCGCGGTAGAACTCGAGGCCGGGGATGCGCAGCCGCAGCTTCGACATCGACGCGGCGACGAGATCCTCGAAGACGCCGTTCATCGCCGTCGTCTCCGGGCCCAGCTCGACGCCGACGAAGATGCGCGCCGCGATGTCGAGCGTCAGCTCCTTGTAGGCGCGGAAGGCGGGGAAGGGCCGCGGCCCGCCGGCCCACCGCGCCAGCCCCTCGCCGATCAGCGGGTTCATGCGCTCGCCGTACTGCCGCAACGCCGGCCGGGTGAAGGCCTCGCGCATGATCTTGCGGTGCTGCTTGTGCTCATCGCCGTCGCGCAGCAGCAGGCCGTTGGGGAAGATGCGGCCCATGATCTGCATCCACGGCCGGCGGGCGGAGAAGAGGCGCTCCTTGTCGAGGAGCACGAAGCGATTGGCGTCGGGGCCGAAGAGATTGACGTACTGGATCAGGCCGAGGTCGAGCAGCACCACCGGCCCGTAGCGCTCGTGCATCCGGCGCAGCCGCGACAGCATGTCGATGCGCTCGCTGCGCCCGCCGAGCAGGGCGCGCGCCAGCTCCCAGCGGGAGGCGCGCGGCACCGCCGCGGCGGCGGTCGGGGGGAGGGCGGCGTCGGCGTCGAGCGGCAGGGACATGGGGTGCACTGTAGGCCCGAAAGCACGCGTCCGATCAACCGCTCGCATGCGAATTGTCGACGCGGAGCCGTTGCAGAGCGTCGGTCAGATCGGGCGGGTTCCGTGGCCCGTCACGCCGTCCGGGCGCGGATGACGGCCGGCTCCCCGTCGCGCGCTCGGCGGATGATGGCTCAGCGCCACGAGTCGTGCGCGTAGGGATGGTACGAGTAGCCGCTGTAGAAGGCGAAGTGGCCGAGGTAGCGGGCGGCGTTCGCCAGCCGGGTCAGCCCATTGGCGCGCGAGGCGGGGAACACCACCAGGCCGCTCATCCCCCAGGCGAGCCCGGTCGCCAGCGAGCGCAGGAGTTGCTCGCTCGGGCGGAGGTCCGGCGTGTCGGCGGCGTAATAGCGCGCCGAGCTCATGCCGACCAGGAAGCGGCGGCGCAGGTACCAGCCGACGGTGGTGCGATTCGGCGGCAGATGCTCCCAGACCAGGGCGGTGTCGACGGCGACGATGCGGACGCCGGCGGCGCACAGGCGAACGAAGAGGTCGGTATCCTCGCCGCCGCTGAGCGCGAAGCGCTCGTCGAACGGGCCGGGAAGCGCCATCAGGCGCTCGCGCCGCAGGAGCGCGTTGCCGGTGCGGAAGCCGCCGCGTTGGAGCACCGTGCCGGTCGGCCGGCGGGGGCGGTCGAAGAAGCCGCCCTCGATCATCCAGCGCGGCGTCGCGTCGTGGAAGCGCGGCAGCACCGGACCGACGCCGCCGTCGGCGCCGTGGCGCTCCACCGCCTCCAGGAGGTCGATCAGCCAGCGCGGATCGGCCTCCTCGTCGTCGTCGATGAACGCCACCCACGTGCCGCGCGCCGGCGCCACCGAGCAGTTGCGCGCCTGGGCGATGCCGCGCCGCGGCTCGACGCGGTACTCGACGGCGATGCCCTCGGCGCGCGCCTGGCGGACGGCGGTCTCGCCGCTGCCGGCGGCGTCGTTGTCGGCGACGATGATCTCATGGCGCGGCGAGGCCGGGTCGAGCCGCCCGAGCGAGCGCAGGAGCCGCAGCAGGCCCGCGGGCCGGCGGAAGGTGGCGACGCAGATGCTGACGTCGATCATGGCCGGTCCGCCGGCTGCGCCCGGGCGCGCGCCGCCGCGGCGACGATCGCGGCGCGCTCGCGGGCGATGAACTCGGCGTCGTCGCGCGCCAGGTCGCTGCCGTAGAGCTCGAGCAGCAGCTCGCGGGCGGCGACCTTGGCGGGAATGTTGCGCGACAGGCCGTCGGTCTCGTGGTAGCGGACCAGCGCCTCCTCGAGGTGGTGGAACGCGCAGCGGCGCGACAGGCGGATGAACAGCTCCAGGTCCTCGAGCGCCGGGAACGCTTCGTTGAACCCGCCGACCGCGACGAGGTGCTCGCGGCGGATGACGGTGGACTGAATGCCGAGGCCGCACACCTGGTAGAAGCGCGTCGCCGGCGCGAGCAGCACCCCGGGGGTGAGATCCGGCGAGCGATGATGGAGCGCCTGTCCGTCGCGCAGCACGCGTTCCATGTCGGAATAGACGACACCCACCCGCGGCGGGCAGGCGGCGAAGACCCGCATGTGGCGTTCGAGCTTGCGCGGCAGCCACTCGTCGTCCGAGTCCTGGAAGGCGAGGAAGGGCGCCGCGATCTCGCGCATGCCGGCGTTGCGCGCCGCGGCGGCGCCGCGGTTGGCGTCGAGGCGGAGGTAGCGGAGCCGCGGATCGGCGAAGCGCGCCACCACCGCCGCGGTATCGTCGGTGGAGCCGTCGTCCACCACCACGAG
It includes:
- a CDS encoding cytochrome P450; the protein is MSLPLDADAALPPTAAAAVPRASRWELARALLGGRSERIDMLSRLRRMHERYGPVVLLDLGLIQYVNLFGPDANRFVLLDKERLFSARRPWMQIMGRIFPNGLLLRDGDEHKQHRKIMREAFTRPALRQYGERMNPLIGEGLARWAGGPRPFPAFRAYKELTLDIAARIFVGVELGPETTAMNGVFEDLVAASMSKLRLRIPGLEFYRGLVGRERLVRYFSGLLAARRAGHGGDMFSRLVRARSEDGAALSDADIVDHMIFLMMAAHDTTTSTLTSLTYELATHPQWQERIREESRALGRAELAYEDLDRLEAMTWAIKETMRRYPPLPVIPRVATRAFDWAGYRIPANAMVVISPIHTHHMAEWWSEPTRFDPERFAPDRAEDQRHTHAWVPFGGGPHLCLGMHFADLQIKSILHQLVLRYRWSVPAGYTMPVQQAPISKPLDGLPIDLRPL
- a CDS encoding glycosyltransferase produces the protein MIDVSICVATFRRPAGLLRLLRSLGRLDPASPRHEIIVADNDAAGSGETAVRQARAEGIAVEYRVEPRRGIAQARNCSVAPARGTWVAFIDDDEEADPRWLIDLLEAVERHGADGGVGPVLPRFHDATPRWMIEGGFFDRPRRPTGTVLQRGGFRTGNALLRRERLMALPGPFDERFALSGGEDTDLFVRLCAAGVRIVAVDTALVWEHLPPNRTTVGWYLRRRFLVGMSSARYYAADTPDLRPSEQLLRSLATGLAWGMSGLVVFPASRANGLTRLANAARYLGHFAFYSGYSYHPYAHDSWR
- a CDS encoding glycosyltransferase, with protein sequence MPTVGIVLPTYQRGELIGRAIGSVLAQTYDDFELVVVDDGSTDDTAAVVARFADPRLRYLRLDANRGAAAARNAGMREIAAPFLAFQDSDDEWLPRKLERHMRVFAACPPRVGVVYSDMERVLRDGQALHHRSPDLTPGVLLAPATRFYQVCGLGIQSTVIRREHLVAVGGFNEAFPALEDLELFIRLSRRCAFHHLEEALVRYHETDGLSRNIPAKVAARELLLELYGSDLARDDAEFIARERAAIVAAAARARAQPADRP